The genomic interval CAGTTTCAAAGATGAACAAGCTGGTGTTGCTAGCACTCCGGGTGCCTCGCGTGATCATCGGGCTCTGGCTGGTCCTTGTGGCCGCCGCAGCACCTCTCGCGATTCACCTTGACGGCGCGCTTTCCGGCGGCGGGTTCACGAACCCGCGGGCCGAAGCACTTGTCGCGCAAGCGAGCATAGAAGACCACTTCGGCGATCAGCCCAACCAGTTCGCTGTCGTTGTCAGCGCAGACGCCGGCGTGAAGCCGGAGCTGATAGCAGAGCTGGCCGATGCACTGCACAGCGCCGGAGCCGAGACGACGGCGACTCCGCGCGACAACCCTTCATGGGTTTCCGAGGACGGAACGGCTGCCCTGATCGTCGCAGGGTTCGGCGGGAGCAACACCGCCGCCCAGAACCTGGCGCCCGTCCTCCAGGCAGACCTGGACCAGCGCGCCGGTGAGGGCGCGTCGGTGCATGTCACCGGACAGGCCGCTCTCGACTACCAGCTCAACTCGCTCTCGAAGGAGGACGCGACCAGGGCAGAGCTGATCGTCTTCCCGCTGCTCCTTGTCGTCCTTCTCCTCGTCTTCCGGTCGGTGGTCGCAACGCTGCTCCCGTTGCTGATGGCAGGGTCGGCGCTCGCTGTCGCAAGTGGCACCGGGTTCCTCCTGACTCAGGTCACCGAGATATCGAACCTGTATTCGAACATCGTTTCGATGATCGGCCTCGCGGTCGCGGTCGACTATTCGCTGTTCGTCATCACGAGATTCCGTGAGGAACTGGCGCAGGGGGCGGTCCGCGAAGAGGCGGTGCGAACGGCGATGGCCACGGCAGGGCACTCTGTCGTCTTCAGCGGCGTCGCAGTGGTTCTCGCCCTCGCCTCCTTGTTTGTACCGAACGCCATGGCCTTCACCAGCATCGCGCTGGGCGGCATCGTCGTCACGCTCGCTGCCATAGCCCTGACGATGACGGCACTGCCCGCGGTGCTCGTGCTGCTCGGCGAGCGGATCAACCGCTGGGCGCTCCCGCTCCCGCGACGCCTGGCCTCAAGGACCTCGCGACCGGACTCGCCGGCATTCGGGCGTCGTTACAGGGCCGGCGGCGTGGCCGCAATGGTGGCGATGCTCGCTGCGGCTCTTCCGCTGCTCGGCCTCACCGTGCAGTCTCCGGTGGCGAGCGCCACGATCCTCCCGGCCGAAGACCCTGCCCGAGCCGGCCTGGATGTCGTCGACACCAGGATCGGAAACGGGCAGCTCTTCCCGATCCAGGTCGTGCTCACCATTCCGGGCGGCACCTCGCACTCCGAGGCGATAGCCATCGCCTCCCGGGCGCAGACTCACCTGGAAGGCGAGGTCGGGGTTGCATCGGTGACCTCCGTAGCGTCTGCGGGCCTGCCGGACGAGCAGCTCGAGGCCGCGCTCTCCTCCACAGATCCTCCCGAGCAGCTCGCGAGCCTATGGCACGAGGACGACCAGCACATCACGACGCGGCTCCTGGTGGAGACCCGCAATGGCCCGGACTCCGTTCGCGCTCACGAGCTCGTGCGCGAG from Xylanimonas allomyrinae carries:
- a CDS encoding MMPL family transporter encodes the protein MNKLVLLALRVPRVIIGLWLVLVAAAAPLAIHLDGALSGGGFTNPRAEALVAQASIEDHFGDQPNQFAVVVSADAGVKPELIAELADALHSAGAETTATPRDNPSWVSEDGTAALIVAGFGGSNTAAQNLAPVLQADLDQRAGEGASVHVTGQAALDYQLNSLSKEDATRAELIVFPLLLVVLLLVFRSVVATLLPLLMAGSALAVASGTGFLLTQVTEISNLYSNIVSMIGLAVAVDYSLFVITRFREELAQGAVREEAVRTAMATAGHSVVFSGVAVVLALASLFVPNAMAFTSIALGGIVVTLAAIALTMTALPAVLVLLGERINRWALPLPRRLASRTSRPDSPAFGRRYRAGGVAAMVAMLAAALPLLGLTVQSPVASATILPAEDPARAGLDVVDTRIGNGQLFPIQVVLTIPGGTSHSEAIAIASRAQTHLEGEVGVASVTSVASAGLPDEQLEAALSSTDPPEQLASLWHEDDQHITTRLLVETRNGPDSVRAHELVREIRADLPALLGNTTSIAVSGATAQGLDFDETITRSIPVIAALVFLLTFVMLAIAFRSLLLPLLALLFNALVVGASLGLLTLVQTATSDLPLNSVTPILLFAVMFGLSMDYMVIIIARMVETYRQGMPYKVSVRTGMTRTRSMINSAAIIMITVFLAFMTGQISIVREIGLGLAIAVALDALAIRMLVMPTLLVLIGPRAFGRHTRVLESGPSPSRA